The DNA segment TATTTATGAAGAAAATCCTGCTCCTCTTCGCCTTTTTGTTAGCTGTAAATTATCTTTTTGCACAGCAAACTTATCCGGTTAATGGCACTTACGATATCCGACAGGGCTTATACGCCTTTACAAATGCCAGTATTGTAATCAGCGCTCAAAAAACCATTAGTAATGGTACACTATTGATTAAAGGACAAACCATACAAGCCACAGGTAGTGGACTGGCTATTCCTAAGGGCTACGTTGTGATCGACCTTAAAGGCAAATTCATTTATCCCTCACTTATTGATGCTTTTACCAGTTATGGAATGCCAGAAGCTACACGGACAGGAAGCAGTGGCCGGCAATCTATTTTTACCTCTACCAAAAAAGGGGCCTATGGGTGGAACGAAGCCATAAAGGCAGAAACCCAGGCCAGCACCATGTTTTCTGCCGATAATAAAAAGGCCGACGAACTGCGTAAAGCTGGTTTCGGCAGTGTTAATGTGGTTAACCGTGATGGCATTGCCCGCGGCACATCGGCCGCAGTAACTTTAAGTGATGAAAAAGAAAACAATACCATATTGAACCCCCAGTCGGCCGCCAATTACTCTTTTAACAAAGGGACCTCACAAAACGACTATCCAACATCTTTAATGGGGGCAGTTGCATTGTTGCGTCAAACCCATTACGATGCACAATGGTACAGTAAACAGAAGGAGGAATACAACATCTCTTTGGATGCCTTTAATAAGCAGCAAAACATTCCCCAGATCTTTGAGGCAGATGGCTGGCAAAATATACTGCGCGTAGATAAAATCGCTAAAGAGTTTGGCAAATCATATATTATCAAATCCAACGGAGATGAGTATCAACGGATAACTGCGGTTAAAGCAACCGGTGCCAGCCTCATTGTTCCGGTAAATTTTATTCGGGCATACAACGTAGAAGATACGGTTGAAGCAAGGGACATTAGCCTGGCCCAGATGAAAGCCTGGGAACTGGCCCCTACAAACCCCGCAGCACTTGAAAAAGCCGGCATCAGGTTTTCACTCAGTACGCATGGCCTCGAGAGTGTTAAGGATTTCTGGCCAAACATTGCCCAGGCTATCAACAATGGGTTAACAAAAAAACAAGCCTTACTGGCCCTTACAGAAATTCCGGCTGCAATGATTGGAATAGCCGATAAGACAGGCACGCTGGAAACCGGTAAGCTGGCCAATTTTATCATTACATCAGATAGCCTCTTTAACAAAGAAACCGTTATTGAAGAGAACTGGATACAGGGTAAGCGTTTTATCGTGTTTAAAAAAGATACCGGGAAAGACACCTCAAAGCTTGTGGCCAAAAAACAGGAAGAGCTAAAAACGGATAGCCCGGGAGCACTACTGTTCCCTTTTGCCCGTTTTGGCAACCTCGCCCCACTAAAGCAGCAAAACGTTTTGCTGAAAAATGCAACCATATGGACCAACGAAAAGGAAGGTATCCTGCAAAATGCAGATGTGCTTATAGAAAATGGTAAAATCAAAGCTGTTGGTAAAAACCTGAATGCCGGTAATGCTAAAGTAATTGATGCTACAGGAAAACACATTACCGCGGGAATGATAGATGAACACTCGCACATTGCCATGACCGGCGGTATCAATGAAGGGGCCCAGGCCTCTTCTGCAGAGGTTAGGGTGGGCGACATCATCAATTCTGAAGATATAAACATTTACCGCCAGCTTGCAGGTGGTGTAACCACTTCACAAATTCTCCATGGTTCTGCAAACCCCGTTGGCGGCCAATCACAACTCATTAAACTCAGATGGGGGAAACTGCCGGATGAACTTAAATTTGAAGGCGCTGATGGTTTTATAAAGTTTGCACTCGGAGAAAATGTGAAGCAGAGTAATTTTAGTGGCAGTGGCGCACGTTTTCCGGTAACCAGAATGGGGGTTGAACAAACCTTTGCAGATCAGTTTACACGTGCCAAAGCCTATAAGATTGAAATGGCAAAGAAAGGCAATATGGCCCGCCGCGACCTGGAACTTGATGCTATTGTTGAAATACTGGACAACAAACGTTTCATTACCTGCCACTCTTATGTACAGTCTGAAATCAACATGCTGATGAAGGTAGCCGATAGCCTGGGCTTCAGGATAAATACTTTTACCCACATTCTGGAAGGATATAAAGTGGCCGACAAGATGAAGGCTCGTGGCATCAGCGCTTCTACCTTCTCTGACTGGTGGGCATACAAAATGGAGGTAGCAGAGGCCATTCCCTATAACGGGAAAATACTGCACAACATAGGCATCACCACAGCATTTAACTCTGACGATGCTGAAATGGCCCGGCGTCTAAATCAGGAGGCCGGGAAAGCCATTTTATACGGAGATGTCCCGGAAGAAGAGGCGCTTAAATTTGTAACCTTAAACCCGGCAAAAATGCTGCATATAGACAACCGGGTTGGCAGTTTAAAAGTTGGTAAAGATGCAGATATCGTAGTCTGGTCTGCCCATCCTTTATCCATTTATGCAAAAGCAGAAAAGACCTTCATTGATGGAATCCCTTATTGGGATATAGAACGTGATGCCGAACTCAGAAAAACACAAAATGAAGAACGGGCAAGACTGATCCTGAAGATGAAAGAAAGTAAAGATAAAGGTTCCAAGACCCAACGCCCGAAAGCAGAAATACAGCGGCAATTCCATTGCGAAACGATTGAAGATTATTCTATTGAGCTGAATGAGTCAGAAAGGAGCCATAACCATGAATAAGTACATTTTAATCCTCTTACCATTAGCCATTAGCCTGAACTGTCTGGCGCAGGCCAATATTTCTCCGGCAAAACCACAGGATACAAGAACAGTGATTATGGGGGCAAAACTACACATCGGTAACGGACAGGTTGTAGAAACCGGATACCTGATATTTGATAAAGGAAAAATTACCGGTGTAGGAGATGCTACAGTTGCCCGTATTGACCTTACAGGCGCCATAGTAATTACCGCAAATGGTAAACAGGTATATCCGGGTTTCATAGCGCCGGTTACCAATCTCGGACTGGTAGAGATCAGTTCAGTAAAGGCAACATTGGATTATAATGAAATTGGCGAACTGAACCCACACATCAGGGCCCTGGTAGCCTATAATACAGATTCAAAAGTACCCGCTACCATAAGGAGCAATGGTGTGCTGATGGCTCAGATTACACCTCAGGGTGGCACCTTGTCGGGCAGCTCATCAGTTGTACAGCTGGATGCCTGGAACTGGGAAGATGCAGCAATAAGAAAAGACGATGCCCAGCATTTAAACTGGCCGGTTACCTCAAAATTCAGCAGTTCGGGAAACAGGGCCATGGCCCAGGCCGAAGTTTTTAAAGAGCGCACACAGCAGGCGATTAATGACCTTGAACAGCTCTTTGCAGAAGCAAAAGCTTATGCCGAAACAGATAAACCAGCAGTGGTAAATGCCCGTCTGGCTGCCATGAGGCACCTGTTTGATGGTTCGCAAAAACTGTTTATCCATGCAAATGCAGAGAAAGACATCATTACTGCAGTAAAATTTGCAAAAAAATATGGCATTACACCGGTCCTGGTTGGTGGAGATGAAGCCTATCTGGCTATCCCCTTCTTAAAAGAGAACAATATTACGGTGGTGGTAAAGGAGCCACACAATTTGCCCAATAACAGCGACGACGATGTAAACCTGCCCTATAAAAATGCAGGTTTACTGGCCAATGCCGGAATCAATGTAGTGATGAGCCTGCACAGCTACTGGCAACTGCGGAACCTGCCTTTTATGGCAGGAACAATAACGGCCTGGGGTCTTGACAAAGAAAAAGCTTTACAAACCATTACCTTAAACACCGCTAAAGCATTAGGTATTGAAAAGATTGCGGGTAGCCTGGAAATCGGTAAGGATGCGACTTTCTTTATTTCGTCCGGGGATGCGTTGGACATGAAGACCAATAAAGTGGAAAGAGCGTTTATCCAGGGCAGGGATATCAATCTGGATAATCTTCATAAACAATTAGACAAAAAATTCAGTGACAAGTACCTGCTGAAAAGCTTAAAATAAGACAAAAAAAAGAGTGACCCCATCCAAGGTCACTCGTTTTTAACTAACTTATTATTCATAAAAAAACTGGCTGTTGGGGAAGGAGTCGAACCTTCAAGGGGTAGTTAGCTACAGTTCAAAAATTAATTTGTGGTCAACCCATAAACTGCGTTTATCCATTTATCCCCACCACCGAGACAAGAAGGCGTGTCTGCCAAT comes from the Pedobacter heparinus DSM 2366 genome and includes:
- a CDS encoding amidohydrolase family protein, with product MKKILLLFAFLLAVNYLFAQQTYPVNGTYDIRQGLYAFTNASIVISAQKTISNGTLLIKGQTIQATGSGLAIPKGYVVIDLKGKFIYPSLIDAFTSYGMPEATRTGSSGRQSIFTSTKKGAYGWNEAIKAETQASTMFSADNKKADELRKAGFGSVNVVNRDGIARGTSAAVTLSDEKENNTILNPQSAANYSFNKGTSQNDYPTSLMGAVALLRQTHYDAQWYSKQKEEYNISLDAFNKQQNIPQIFEADGWQNILRVDKIAKEFGKSYIIKSNGDEYQRITAVKATGASLIVPVNFIRAYNVEDTVEARDISLAQMKAWELAPTNPAALEKAGIRFSLSTHGLESVKDFWPNIAQAINNGLTKKQALLALTEIPAAMIGIADKTGTLETGKLANFIITSDSLFNKETVIEENWIQGKRFIVFKKDTGKDTSKLVAKKQEELKTDSPGALLFPFARFGNLAPLKQQNVLLKNATIWTNEKEGILQNADVLIENGKIKAVGKNLNAGNAKVIDATGKHITAGMIDEHSHIAMTGGINEGAQASSAEVRVGDIINSEDINIYRQLAGGVTTSQILHGSANPVGGQSQLIKLRWGKLPDELKFEGADGFIKFALGENVKQSNFSGSGARFPVTRMGVEQTFADQFTRAKAYKIEMAKKGNMARRDLELDAIVEILDNKRFITCHSYVQSEINMLMKVADSLGFRINTFTHILEGYKVADKMKARGISASTFSDWWAYKMEVAEAIPYNGKILHNIGITTAFNSDDAEMARRLNQEAGKAILYGDVPEEEALKFVTLNPAKMLHIDNRVGSLKVGKDADIVVWSAHPLSIYAKAEKTFIDGIPYWDIERDAELRKTQNEERARLILKMKESKDKGSKTQRPKAEIQRQFHCETIEDYSIELNESERSHNHE
- a CDS encoding amidohydrolase family protein; the protein is MNKYILILLPLAISLNCLAQANISPAKPQDTRTVIMGAKLHIGNGQVVETGYLIFDKGKITGVGDATVARIDLTGAIVITANGKQVYPGFIAPVTNLGLVEISSVKATLDYNEIGELNPHIRALVAYNTDSKVPATIRSNGVLMAQITPQGGTLSGSSSVVQLDAWNWEDAAIRKDDAQHLNWPVTSKFSSSGNRAMAQAEVFKERTQQAINDLEQLFAEAKAYAETDKPAVVNARLAAMRHLFDGSQKLFIHANAEKDIITAVKFAKKYGITPVLVGGDEAYLAIPFLKENNITVVVKEPHNLPNNSDDDVNLPYKNAGLLANAGINVVMSLHSYWQLRNLPFMAGTITAWGLDKEKALQTITLNTAKALGIEKIAGSLEIGKDATFFISSGDALDMKTNKVERAFIQGRDINLDNLHKQLDKKFSDKYLLKSLK